The following proteins are co-located in the Silene latifolia isolate original U9 population chromosome 1, ASM4854445v1, whole genome shotgun sequence genome:
- the LOC141590340 gene encoding uncharacterized protein LOC141590340 encodes MVRVLKGKYFPNSSFIEAKLGSNPSYTWRSIWEARSVLELGIRKQVGDGKSIRVWDDLWIVGTQSCRVISPRRGAEQNMRVSELMVEDDEGWDVTKVRALFLPFEQARILGIRLRWPRLNDDWCWDAERDGTYSVRSAYKLLTVDGIDMVGQSDDGRNKALWNRIWNAPVLPRIKVFFWQLCNGAIYTKSNLASRVGSIDEGVEWIVDGCAGDKWVCASEGMEWVEGLRSMGVRELTVLMTGCWAIWERRNKAIFEDGEWNAEMVVRRTRELLLEMMELEGNAEGSLGEPRDVGWKKPEVGLKKINVDAGIFDGIGVGWGAVCRDGDGRVEWSVTG; translated from the exons ATGGTTCGTGTTCTAAAAGGTAAATATTTTCCAAATTCGTCATTCATAGAGGCCAAATTAGGTTCTAATCCTAGTTATACATGGCGAAGTATATGGGAGGCTCGTTCTGTGTTAGAGCTAGGAATTCGGAAACAGGTAGGAGATGGGAAGTCTATACGGGTGTGGGATGATCTGTGGATTGTGGGGACGCAGTCATGTCGTGTGATTTCGCCTCGAAGGGGAGCAGAGCAGAACATGCGTGTATCAGAGTTGATGGTAGAGGATGATGAGGGGTGGGATGTAACGAAGGTCAGAGCCTTATTTTTGCCGTTTGAGCAAGCACGGATACTAGGTATTAGACTGAGATGGCCTCGGCTGAATGATGATTGGTGTTGGGATGCGGAAAGAGACGGTACTTACTCGGTCAGGTCAGCATATAAGCTCCTCACGGTGGATGGCATTGATATGGTGGGGCAATCGGATGATGGGCGGAATAAGGCGCTCTGGAATAGAATTTGGAATGCACCTGTTCTACCAAGAATAAAAGTATTTTTTTGGCAATTGTGTAATGGTGCAATATACACAAAGAGTAACTTGGCATCCCGGGTTGGCTCGATTGATGAG GGTGTGGAATGGATTGTTGATGGATGTGCCGGAGATAAATGGGTTTGCGCGAGTGAAGGAATGGAATGGGTGGAAGGACTAAGGAGTATGGGTGTACGAGAACTTACGGTATTAATGACAGGATGCTGGGCGATTTGGGAACGACGTAATAAAGCCATTTTTGAGGATGGAGAATGGAATGCGGAGATGGTAGTTAGGAGGACGAGGGAGCTTTTGTTGGAAATGATGGAACTAGAAGGTAATGCGGAGGGGAGCTTAGGGGAACCTCGGGATGTGGGTTGGAAGAAACCGGAAGTAGGGTTGAAAAAGATTAATGTTGATGCTGGTATCTTTGATGGAATTGGTGTTGGGTGGGGGGCAGTGTGTCGTGACGGTGATGGTCGGGTGGAGTGGAGTGTGACGGGATAG
- the LOC141614871 gene encoding protein BOLA4, chloroplastic/mitochondrial — protein MSITMAAITKHLLLRPTYLTMASTILHRPHLLPILQVSATRVRTLVTSVSPSSSPLTSLTKLNNGGIRRFRATTPHNVNDSGSIDSPLMQSMETKIRDELNAESVTVKDAYGDGRHVSIVVVSSAFEGKSAVNRQRMVYKAIWEELQNTVHAVDQMITKTPSEVGEAK, from the exons ATGTCCATAACCATGGCTGCCATTACCAAGCACCTCCTCCTACGACCAACTTACCTAACCATGGCTTCCACCATTCTCCATCGTCCTcaccttcttcccattcttcaagTCTCCGCCACCCGGGTTCGAACCCTCGTAACCTCAGTTTCACCCTCTTCTTCACCATTAACATCATTAACTAAGCTCAACAATGGCGGTATTCGTAGATTTCGTGCTACAACACCTCACAATGTTAATGATTCTGGATCAATTGATTCTCCTCTTATGCAATCCATGGAAACCAAG ATTAGAGATGAGCTGAATGCGGAATCTGTTACTGTCAAAGATGCTTATGGCGATGGACGACATGTCAG CATTGTCGTCGTATCATCAGCGTTTGAAGGGAAATCAGCAGTGAATAGGCAGAGAATGGTATACAAGGCCATATGGGAAGAGCTACAAAACACTGTGCATGCAGTTGATCAGATGATTACTAAAACACCCAGTGAAGTTGGCGAGGCCAAGTGA
- the LOC141614883 gene encoding dihydroneopterin aldolase 2-like, with amino-acid sequence MDDDQRMKGDKLILKGLMFHGNHGVLPEERTLGQKFLVDMDAWLDLRQAGLSDRLSDTISYAEIYSIAKVVVEGTPQNLLESVANKIASSTFARFPRISAIRVKVGKPQVAVEGPVDYLGVEIFRTKEDFSSSD; translated from the exons ATGGACGATGATCAGCGTATGAAAGGCGATAAACTAATACTAAAAGGGTTGATGTTTCATGGTAATCATGGAGTTTTACCTGAAGAGAGAACCTTGGGTCAGAAATTCTTGGTGGATATGGATGCTTGGTTGGATCTCCGACAGGCTGGCTTATCTGATCGCTTGTCAGACACCATCAGTTATGCTGAAATTTACAG CATTGCGAAAGTAGTAGTAGAGGGAACACCTCAGAACCTGTTGGAATCAGTAGCAAACAAAATTGCCTCAAGCACCTTTGCCAGGTTCCCTCGAATTTCTGCTATCCGTGTTAAGGTTGGAAAACCACAGGTTGCAGTTGAAGGACCAGTTGATTACTTGGGGGTTGAGATTTTCCGGACAAAAGAAGATTTCTCAAGCAGTGATTAA
- the LOC141614896 gene encoding uncharacterized protein LOC141614896: MRWQNQLKCLINVFGKRVEPNLIGNGSLRNLHSSSCSSILNFGESRALKLPSESVPRPLHQYFQQLGISTSRTLLSDDAKPISSPLLISSGKGAESESQAENQPVKPKQEKVQAVLKGIKQSAKKVNLVATLVRGMRVEDALLQLQVTVKRASKTVYQVIHSARANAVHNHGLDSDRLMVAEAYVGKGFCKKRLSYHAKMRHGIMVKPECRLTVVVRESTAEEEATIAKLKVHNFKKLTKRERQLVPHKLIETTPIWGRKNKASSHTSKAMA; the protein is encoded by the exons ATGAGGTGGCAGAATCAATTGAAGTGCTTAATCAATGTATTTGGGAAAAGGGTTGAACCTAATTTGATTGGAAATGGAAGTTTGCGCAATCTTCATTCTAGCTCTTGTTCATCTATCCTTAATTTTG GCGAATCAAGAGCATTGAAGTTGCCTTCAGAAAGTGTACCAAGGCCCCTTCATCAATATTTTCAACAGCTG GGAATTTCCACATCAAGGACACTGCTTTCGGATGATGCAAAGCCGATCTCTTCTCCTCTACTAATTTCGTCAGGCAAGGGTGCGGAGAGTGAGAGTCAAGCTGAAAACCAGCCTGTGAAACCAAAGCAGGAAAAGGTTCAAGCAGTTCTGAAGGGAATAAAGCAG AGCGCGAAAAAGGTAAATCTAGTTGCTACTTTAGTCCGTGGAATGCGGGTTGAAGACGCATTATTGCAGCTGCAAGTGACCGTGAAGCGAGCTTCTAAAACCGTCTATCAG GTGATTCATTCTGCTCGTGCAAATGCCGTTCACAATCATGGATTAGACTCAGATCGGCTTATGGTTG CGGAAGCTTATGTAGGTAAAGGATTCTGCAAAAAGAGATTAAGTTACCATGCCAAAATGAGACATGGAATAATGGTAAAACCAGAGTGTAGGTTGACGGTGGTGGTAAGAGAATCGACTGCAGAAGAGGAAGCTACAATTGCGAAACTTAAGGTGCACAATTTCAAGAAGCTCACGAAACGGGAGAGACAACTAGTCCCACATAAGCTTATTGAAACTACACCAATCTGGGGTAGGAAGAACAAAGCAAGTAGTCACACATCCAAAGCCATGGCTTGA
- the LOC141614910 gene encoding uncharacterized protein LOC141614910 produces the protein MMHLCLLGVMLMLKLLLPWTYSPTLRAARDVVKCTALLKPWRCCWSSLNCRLHGNTRRVLTVRCSLAGAVFGWTFENEVANHTLQLYYYSLDTMAAQTKFTE, from the exons ATGATGCACCTTTGCCTTCTTGGTGTAATGCTGATGTTGAAGCTTTTATTGCCATGGACCTACTCACCTACT CTGAGAGCTGCTAGGGATGTAGTAAAGTGTACAGCCTTGTTGAAGCCTTGGAGGTGCTGTTGGAGCAGTCTCAACTGCAGGTTGCATGGAAATACCCGAAGAGTCCTCACG GTACGGTGCAGCCTTGCAGGAGCAGTGTTCGGATGGACATTTGAAAATGAAGTTGCAAATCACACCTTACAGCTATACTATTACTCACTGGACACCATGGCAGCGCAAACCAAGTTCACGGAATAG